A genome region from Triticum aestivum cultivar Chinese Spring chromosome 2B, IWGSC CS RefSeq v2.1, whole genome shotgun sequence includes the following:
- the LOC123046226 gene encoding flavanone 3-dioxygenase 2 encodes MANQLLSTVAHRDTLPEGYTRPENDRPQLADVVTDSNIPLIDLASPDKHLVIAEIDQACRTYGFFQIVNHGISEELLEKVMAVGLEFFRLPPEEKAKLYSDEPSKKIRLSTSFNVRKETVHNWRDYLRLHCHPLEEFVPDWPSNPETFKEIISTYCREVRLLGLRLLGAISLGLGLEEDYIENVLGEQEQHMAVNDYPRCPEPDLTYGLPKHTDPNALTILLMDPHVSGLQVLKNGAQWIAVDSRPNALVVNLGDQLQALSNGAYKSVWHRAVVNAARERLSVASFLCPCNSTVIGPAAKLVGDGDEPVYRSYTYDEYYKKFWSRNLDQDHCLELFTGQK; translated from the exons CGGATGTGGTGACTGACAGCAACATCCCCCTCATCGACCTCGCCTCGCCGGACAAGCATCTCGTCATCGCTGAGATCGACCAGGCTTGCCGCACCTACGGCTTCTTCCAG ATCGTAAATCATGGGATATCAGAGGAGCTGCTGGAGAAGGTGATGGCTGTGGGGCTTGAGTTTTTCCGGCTCCCGCCGGAAGAGAAGGCCAAGCTCTATTCTGATGAGCCATCCAAAAAGATAAGGCTTTCTACAAGCTTCAACGTCCGCAAGGAGACAGTGCACAACTGGCGGGACTATCTGCGCCTTCATTGCCACCCGTTGGAGGAGTTCGTGCCGGACTGGCCGTCCAATCCTGAAACGTTCAA GGAGATCATCAGCACCTACTGCCGCGAAGTCCGGCTGCTGGGGCTCCGACTCCTGGGCGCGATCTCCCTGGGCCTGGGCCTCGAGGAAGACTACATCGAGAATGTGCTGGGCGAGCAGGAACAGCACATGGCCGTCAACGACTACCCGCGGTGCCCCGAGCCGGACCTCACCTACGGCCTGCCCAAGCACACGGACCCCAACGCCCTCACCATTCTCCTCATGGACCCCCACGTCTCCGGCCTCCAGGTCCTCAAGAACGGCGCCCAGTGGATCGCCGTCGACTCCCGGCCCAACGCCCTCGTCGTCAACCTAGGCGACCAGTTGCAG GCGCTGAGCAACGGCGCGTACAAGAGCGTCTGGCACCGCGCGGTGGTCAATGCGGCGCGGGAGCGCCTGTCGGTGGCATCTTTCCTGTGCCCGTGCAACAGCACGGTGATCGGCCCGGCGGCCAAGCTCGTCGGCGACGGGGACGAGCCCGTGTACCGCAGCTACACCTACGACGAGTACTACAAGAAGTTCTGGAGCAGGAACCTGGACCAGGACCATTGCCTGGAGCTCTTCACGGGTCAGAAGTGA